A window from Humidesulfovibrio mexicanus encodes these proteins:
- a CDS encoding phosphotransferase, with product MPHRLLELLPRFGLEPGRPAPEHSLPGSPQRCIERFALADAQGRPWMLERIRPEAAPRRERLGALLRTLAREPGLDGVIPAYLPVGGAGPECGPGSGADGRTGVEPGSQPGGERFVLRLPVEDLAGEALAGCWMLSPFVSGPALPQPGYLDHAWRGAALAGCILALQRAGAALPALPLAPQSSLSAFRDDFFRKILVHAPDLAPRLAAVQQALDALEQAVEAMPAALAHGDLHPLNVIWGREGARPVHGLIDWEFAGARPRLYDAANALGCAGFEHPSGLGRGFALGLVRGLRQGGIPEPELRLLPLFALFTRLGWLSEWLRAGDAELLALELDYLDILLAEREALAGLWSAGA from the coding sequence ATGCCCCACCGTCTCTTGGAGCTGCTGCCGCGCTTCGGCCTAGAGCCCGGCCGCCCGGCCCCGGAACACTCCCTGCCTGGCAGCCCGCAACGCTGCATTGAGCGCTTCGCCCTGGCCGACGCCCAGGGCCGCCCCTGGATGCTGGAGCGCATCCGCCCGGAGGCCGCGCCCCGGCGCGAGCGGCTGGGCGCGCTCTTGCGGACCCTGGCGCGGGAGCCGGGCCTGGACGGGGTCATCCCGGCGTATCTGCCTGTCGGCGGGGCAGGACCGGAATGTGGGCCGGGGAGCGGGGCCGACGGTCGGACTGGCGTTGAGCCCGGCAGTCAGCCCGGTGGCGAGCGCTTCGTGCTGCGCCTGCCCGTGGAGGACTTGGCAGGGGAAGCCCTGGCCGGGTGCTGGATGCTTTCGCCCTTTGTGTCCGGCCCTGCCCTGCCCCAGCCCGGCTACCTGGACCACGCCTGGCGCGGCGCGGCGCTGGCGGGCTGCATTCTGGCCCTGCAGCGCGCCGGGGCGGCCCTGCCCGCGCTGCCCCTGGCACCGCAGTCCAGCCTGTCCGCCTTCCGCGACGATTTTTTCCGCAAGATTCTCGTCCACGCGCCGGACCTGGCCCCGCGCCTGGCCGCCGTCCAACAGGCCCTGGACGCCCTGGAGCAGGCCGTGGAGGCCATGCCCGCAGCCCTGGCCCACGGCGATTTGCACCCGCTGAACGTCATTTGGGGGCGGGAAGGGGCCCGCCCGGTCCACGGACTCATCGACTGGGAGTTCGCGGGCGCGCGGCCCAGGCTCTACGATGCGGCCAACGCGCTCGGCTGCGCGGGTTTCGAGCATCCCTCCGGCCTGGGGCGCGGCTTTGCCCTGGGCTTGGTGCGCGGCCTGCGCCAGGGGGGGATCCCGGAGCCGGAGCTGCGGCTTTTGCCGCTCTTCGCGCTGTTCACGCGGCTGGGCTGGCTGTCGGAATGGCTGCGGGCCGGGGACGCCGAGCTGCTGGCCCTTGAGCTGGACTACCTGGACATTCTGTTGGCCGAGCGCGAGGCCCTGGCCGGGCTGTGGAGCGCCGGGGCCTGA
- the metE gene encoding 5-methyltetrahydropteroyltriglutamate--homocysteine S-methyltransferase, producing the protein MLTHTLGFPRMGRARELKTALEAFWAGTSSRAALLETARSLRLRHWTAQVQAGVDIVPVGDFSLYDHMLDMTVRLGVAPQRFRQDGQPPMPDDLDAFFRMARGGEGVAALEMTKWFDTNYHYLVPELERGQVFRPDASGLLEQLAEAHDAGLRAKVVLPGPCTFLHLAKSVGPDFDRFELLPELTQAYVELVQALADPKRGAAEWIQLDEPVLALDLPQALPRRFRTAIETLARAARPARFMLTTCFGSMAQNVDVVSGLELDALHLDLVRAPEQLDGVFAHLAPGTSLSLGVVDGRNVWRVDARKALALLSRAVERLGVERVLVAPSCSLLHCPLDLGDETLLDPELRGWMAFALQKCEELRRLADCAAGLEHSGKASCADWLAENARAQAGRAASPRLQDPEVRRRMAAATPEMLFRALPYPERAALQRQRLGLPLLPTTTIGSFPQTRELRQARARFKRGELPLQAYEEAMREAIRDVVARQEGLGLDVLVHGEPERNDMVEHFGERLSGFCFTQNGWVQSYGSRCVKPPVIFGDVSRPAPMTVAWARFAQSLTDKPMKGMLTGPVTILCWSFVRDDQPRAETCRQIALALRDEVADLEAAGIRVIQIDEPALREGLPLRTREHDAYLRWAVDAFRLAVGAAAPETQIHTHMCYCEFNDIVEWIAALDADVISIEASRSRMELLDAFRRFQYPNEIGPGVWDIHSPRVPGADEMLDLLRRAAAVIPVERLWVNPDCGLKTRAWPETMASLDNMVQAARKARKELVPA; encoded by the coding sequence ATGCTGACGCACACCCTGGGCTTTCCCCGCATGGGCAGGGCCCGTGAACTCAAAACCGCGCTGGAGGCGTTCTGGGCAGGCACATCGAGCCGCGCCGCCCTGCTTGAGACCGCCAGAAGCCTGCGCCTGCGCCACTGGACCGCACAGGTTCAGGCGGGCGTCGACATCGTGCCCGTGGGCGATTTCTCCCTCTACGACCACATGTTGGATATGACCGTGCGCCTTGGCGTCGCGCCGCAGCGCTTCCGCCAGGACGGGCAGCCGCCCATGCCGGACGACCTCGACGCCTTTTTCCGCATGGCGCGCGGCGGCGAGGGCGTGGCCGCACTGGAGATGACCAAGTGGTTCGACACCAACTACCACTACCTTGTGCCGGAGCTGGAGCGCGGCCAGGTCTTCCGGCCCGACGCCTCCGGCCTGCTGGAGCAGTTGGCCGAGGCGCACGATGCGGGCCTGCGGGCCAAGGTGGTTCTGCCCGGCCCCTGCACCTTCCTGCACTTGGCCAAGTCCGTCGGCCCGGACTTTGACCGCTTTGAGCTTCTGCCCGAACTCACCCAAGCCTATGTCGAACTTGTCCAGGCCCTGGCCGACCCCAAACGCGGCGCGGCAGAGTGGATACAGCTGGACGAGCCCGTGCTGGCGCTGGACTTGCCCCAGGCCCTGCCCCGGCGCTTCCGCACGGCCATCGAAACCCTGGCCAGGGCGGCCAGGCCGGCCCGGTTCATGCTCACCACCTGCTTCGGCTCCATGGCCCAGAATGTGGATGTGGTTTCCGGCCTTGAGCTGGACGCCCTGCACCTGGACCTGGTGCGCGCGCCGGAGCAGCTGGACGGCGTGTTCGCCCACCTCGCCCCCGGAACCAGCCTGTCCCTTGGCGTGGTGGACGGCCGCAACGTGTGGCGGGTGGACGCGCGCAAGGCCCTGGCCCTGCTCTCCCGCGCGGTGGAGCGCCTGGGTGTGGAGCGCGTCCTGGTCGCGCCTTCGTGTTCGCTGCTGCATTGTCCCCTGGACCTGGGCGACGAGACCTTGCTCGACCCGGAGCTGCGGGGCTGGATGGCCTTCGCCTTGCAGAAGTGCGAGGAGTTGCGCAGACTGGCGGATTGCGCCGCCGGGCTGGAACACAGCGGCAAGGCGTCCTGCGCGGATTGGCTGGCCGAGAACGCACGGGCCCAGGCCGGGCGCGCGGCAAGTCCGCGCCTGCAAGACCCGGAGGTGCGGCGGCGCATGGCCGCGGCCACGCCGGAGATGCTCTTCCGCGCCCTGCCGTATCCCGAGCGGGCCGCGCTCCAGAGGCAACGGCTGGGCCTGCCGCTTTTGCCCACCACCACCATCGGCTCCTTCCCGCAAACCAGAGAACTGCGCCAGGCGCGCGCCAGATTCAAGCGCGGCGAGCTTCCCCTCCAGGCCTATGAGGAGGCCATGCGCGAGGCCATTCGCGACGTTGTGGCCCGGCAGGAAGGGCTGGGCCTGGACGTGCTGGTGCACGGCGAGCCCGAGCGCAACGACATGGTGGAGCACTTCGGCGAGCGGCTCTCCGGCTTCTGCTTCACGCAGAACGGCTGGGTGCAAAGCTACGGCTCGCGCTGCGTCAAACCGCCGGTGATCTTTGGCGACGTGAGCCGCCCCGCGCCCATGACCGTTGCCTGGGCGCGCTTCGCCCAGTCGCTGACGGACAAGCCCATGAAGGGGATGCTCACCGGCCCGGTGACCATTCTGTGCTGGAGCTTCGTGCGCGACGATCAGCCCCGCGCCGAGACTTGCCGCCAGATCGCCCTGGCCCTGCGCGACGAGGTGGCCGACCTGGAGGCCGCGGGCATCCGCGTCATCCAGATCGACGAGCCCGCCCTGCGCGAGGGCCTGCCCCTGCGCACGCGCGAGCACGACGCCTACCTGCGCTGGGCCGTGGACGCCTTCCGCCTGGCCGTGGGCGCGGCCGCGCCCGAGACGCAGATCCACACCCACATGTGCTACTGCGAGTTCAACGACATCGTGGAATGGATCGCCGCCCTGGACGCCGACGTGATCAGCATCGAGGCCAGCCGCAGCCGCATGGAGCTGCTGGACGCCTTCCGCCGCTTCCAGTACCCCAACGAGATCGGCCCCGGCGTGTGGGACATCCACAGCCCGCGCGTGCCCGGCGCCGACGAGATGCTGGACCTGCTCCGGCGCGCCGCTGCGGTCATTCCCGTGGAGCGCCTGTGGGTGAACCCGGACTGCGGGCTCAAGACCCGCGCCTGGCCCGAGACCATGGCCAGCCTGGACAACATGGTCCAGGCCGCCCGCAAGGCCCGCAAGGAGCTGGTCCCGGCCTAA
- a CDS encoding trimeric intracellular cation channel family protein, with product MDIDILTPALRAASLAGGAAFALSGFLAGVRKKLDLMGVFILSLLTASGGGAMRDVLLGQPVALVRQAEPFLVAGGVALLALALRLHRLPRLERRTGFVVSDAVGLSAFALSGALAGVEADAPFFGVLALALLTAVGGGILRDLLVNEVPEVLRGGFYGSVALLVGAAVFGLNALRLLTPAALVGVFASGLGLRLLAYKRGWGLPRPSGAGD from the coding sequence GTGGACATCGACATCCTGACTCCGGCCCTGCGAGCCGCGTCCCTGGCGGGCGGCGCGGCCTTCGCCCTGTCCGGCTTTTTGGCCGGGGTGCGCAAGAAGCTCGACCTCATGGGCGTGTTCATCCTTTCCCTGCTTACCGCCAGCGGCGGCGGGGCCATGCGCGATGTGCTCCTGGGACAGCCCGTGGCCCTGGTGCGCCAGGCCGAGCCGTTTCTTGTGGCGGGCGGCGTGGCGCTGCTGGCCCTGGCTCTGCGGCTGCACCGCCTGCCCCGGCTGGAGCGCCGCACCGGCTTCGTGGTCAGCGACGCCGTGGGCCTTTCGGCCTTCGCCCTTTCCGGGGCCCTGGCCGGGGTGGAGGCGGACGCGCCCTTTTTCGGCGTTTTGGCCCTGGCCCTGCTTACCGCGGTTGGCGGCGGCATTCTGCGCGACCTGCTGGTGAACGAAGTGCCCGAGGTGCTGCGCGGCGGCTTCTACGGCAGCGTGGCCCTGCTGGTGGGCGCGGCGGTGTTCGGTTTGAACGCCTTGCGGCTGTTGACGCCCGCCGCTCTGGTTGGCGTCTTCGCCTCCGGGCTGGGCTTGCGCTTGCTGGCCTACAAGCGCGGCTGGGGGCTGCCCCGGCCTTCCGGCGCGGGCGACTGA
- a CDS encoding tetratricopeptide repeat protein — translation MRARVSAVFAAIVPVLLFVATAAAFVAAPVPAWAGSPYVEGLDLYRQGRYAEAAKVLRAALPEQSPVGETNAPESLAPSASFESQGGESAHARAVLGFALLRMNLLPEAEEQFGRIRADAALGSVGALGAGWALYARGETTSAVDALNEALDKSRTAPAYPDMLRESVPADARLALGLIALGRGQPREARAFLEAAAPGPDVLGSPKELLLALGDARAQLSDRAGALAAWAEVQRSSSTFPGDAPRDDLARLKAARLHESAGEAEAALALYAGLTGGRHYRSEALLGQARTLLAQGRREEARAPLRGLVCADPNMAAPLERAVMADPVLRPVLKDWGLAFFHKAEYMAALEKLSAYLDDVDPGDEACLLGMGWSFLRLGHLDRAWESFSDAASPRHGAGKAVGGGTGAQVGLAATALARGRADQARELLGRVLAAEPRNALALNTLGHLELAQGDSQKALDAFRAALSARPDYVDSRLAAARILYDRAQFDAAAAEYFRLVTQEKRSTTGWNGLGWARLRLGQYDDALSAFAEARRQNPTLPAAAYGMGITLARQGRAEQASKRLAEAIFLSPDFAATPEVLELMRSRPEYLDLFLEMGEAYARKLYPTTAAPYLEEYLRQNPNSRPGRRALAWASFWAGQEDKAHALFQTLITVNKDDADAHLGDGLSLLSRGHLDMAEPHLRDAVRLDPTNSLNWRALVLLLTRQGRDREAVAAQQQAPKSRHERLDRMSASGFAALNEGRVADAVRDFRRAVALDKGLAGPRYGLAFALVAQGEHEQAREELLAGLNLDPAFLDEQELSDLLSRHAELGALAMDLSWSQLYALNLPAARSGFERILAGGPGGLEALFGLGATAYLQGDWALAENCFDRLLPRAPLTGASWDKWSHLMDKLGWSAYHQHQYDKALQSFDWLRTYHPETPYAAALGGMGWALLAKGQNQEAQTLFLRSLGIFPRNLTAMQGMIALKKAPETDEEDMDDEPEPQIAPKRKGKKAKAALRGADGDDEPKVSKKKGASAKKTKSVKKAKASGKSSEKKKTGSKASAKKTGKKASAKK, via the coding sequence ATGCGCGCCCGCGTGTCCGCCGTATTCGCCGCCATCGTCCCTGTCCTGCTTTTTGTCGCGACCGCCGCGGCGTTTGTGGCCGCGCCTGTCCCGGCCTGGGCGGGGTCGCCCTATGTGGAGGGGCTGGACCTCTACCGCCAGGGCCGCTACGCCGAGGCGGCGAAGGTGCTGCGCGCCGCCCTGCCCGAGCAGTCGCCCGTCGGCGAGACGAACGCCCCGGAGTCCCTCGCGCCTTCCGCGTCTTTCGAGTCCCAGGGCGGCGAGTCCGCCCACGCGCGCGCGGTGTTGGGCTTCGCCCTGCTGCGCATGAACCTGCTGCCCGAGGCCGAGGAGCAGTTCGGCCGCATTCGCGCCGATGCCGCCCTTGGCAGCGTGGGCGCGCTGGGCGCGGGGTGGGCGCTCTACGCGCGCGGGGAGACCACGAGCGCCGTGGACGCCCTGAACGAGGCCCTGGACAAGAGCCGCACCGCACCAGCCTATCCGGACATGCTGCGCGAGAGCGTTCCGGCGGACGCGCGGCTGGCCCTGGGGCTCATCGCCCTGGGCCGGGGCCAGCCGCGCGAGGCCCGCGCCTTTTTGGAGGCCGCCGCGCCCGGTCCCGATGTGCTGGGCTCGCCCAAGGAGTTGTTGCTGGCCCTGGGCGACGCCCGCGCACAGCTTTCCGACCGTGCGGGAGCCCTGGCCGCCTGGGCCGAGGTGCAGCGCAGCAGTTCGACGTTTCCCGGCGATGCGCCGCGCGATGATTTGGCCAGGCTCAAAGCCGCGCGCCTGCACGAGTCTGCGGGCGAGGCCGAGGCGGCCTTGGCCCTGTATGCCGGGCTGACCGGCGGCAGGCACTACCGTTCCGAGGCGTTGCTGGGCCAGGCGCGCACGCTGCTTGCCCAGGGACGTCGCGAGGAGGCCCGTGCGCCGTTGCGGGGCCTGGTGTGCGCCGACCCGAACATGGCGGCCCCGCTTGAACGCGCCGTCATGGCCGATCCCGTGCTGCGCCCGGTGCTCAAGGACTGGGGCTTGGCCTTCTTCCACAAGGCCGAGTACATGGCCGCGCTGGAGAAGCTTTCCGCCTACCTGGACGATGTGGACCCCGGCGACGAGGCCTGCCTGCTGGGCATGGGCTGGAGCTTCCTGCGCCTGGGACACCTGGACCGCGCCTGGGAGTCCTTTTCCGACGCCGCCTCGCCCCGCCACGGCGCGGGCAAGGCCGTGGGCGGCGGTACGGGCGCGCAGGTGGGGCTGGCGGCCACCGCCCTGGCCCGCGGGCGTGCGGACCAGGCACGGGAACTGTTGGGCCGCGTGCTGGCCGCGGAGCCGAGGAACGCCCTGGCCCTGAACACCCTGGGACACCTTGAACTCGCCCAGGGCGACTCCCAGAAGGCGCTCGACGCCTTTCGCGCCGCTCTTTCCGCCCGGCCCGACTATGTGGACAGCCGCCTGGCCGCCGCGCGCATCCTCTACGACCGCGCCCAGTTCGACGCCGCGGCCGCCGAATACTTCCGCCTGGTGACCCAGGAGAAGCGCTCCACCACGGGCTGGAACGGCCTGGGCTGGGCGCGGCTGCGCCTGGGGCAGTACGACGACGCCCTGTCCGCCTTCGCCGAGGCGCGTCGGCAGAATCCCACGCTGCCCGCAGCCGCCTACGGCATGGGCATCACCCTGGCCCGGCAGGGCAGGGCGGAGCAGGCCAGCAAGCGTTTGGCCGAAGCCATATTCCTCAGCCCGGACTTCGCCGCCACGCCAGAGGTGCTGGAGCTCATGCGCTCGCGGCCGGAGTACCTGGACCTGTTCCTGGAGATGGGCGAGGCCTACGCGCGCAAGCTGTACCCCACCACCGCAGCGCCCTACCTTGAGGAATACCTGCGCCAGAATCCCAATAGCCGCCCCGGACGCCGCGCGCTGGCCTGGGCCAGCTTCTGGGCCGGGCAGGAGGACAAGGCCCATGCGCTGTTCCAGACGCTCATCACCGTGAACAAGGACGACGCCGATGCCCATCTGGGCGACGGTTTGTCGCTGCTTTCGCGTGGGCATTTGGACATGGCCGAGCCCCATCTGCGCGACGCCGTGCGCCTGGATCCCACCAATTCGCTGAACTGGCGCGCCCTGGTGCTGCTGCTCACCCGCCAGGGCCGCGACCGCGAGGCCGTGGCCGCCCAGCAGCAGGCCCCCAAGTCCCGCCACGAGCGCCTGGACCGCATGAGCGCCAGCGGCTTCGCCGCGCTCAACGAAGGCCGCGTGGCCGATGCCGTGCGCGATTTCCGCCGCGCGGTGGCCCTGGACAAGGGGCTTGCCGGGCCGCGCTATGGTCTGGCCTTCGCCCTGGTGGCCCAGGGCGAGCACGAGCAGGCCAGGGAAGAGCTCCTGGCCGGGTTGAATCTCGATCCCGCCTTTTTGGATGAGCAGGAGCTTTCGGACCTGCTTTCCCGCCATGCCGAACTTGGGGCCCTGGCCATGGACCTGAGCTGGAGCCAGCTGTACGCCTTGAATCTGCCCGCGGCCCGTTCCGGGTTCGAGCGCATTCTGGCGGGCGGTCCCGGCGGCCTGGAAGCGCTCTTCGGCCTTGGGGCCACGGCCTACCTGCAGGGAGACTGGGCCCTGGCCGAGAATTGCTTCGACAGGCTGCTGCCGCGCGCGCCCCTTACCGGGGCGTCCTGGGACAAGTGGAGCCACCTCATGGACAAGCTGGGCTGGAGCGCCTACCACCAGCACCAGTACGACAAGGCCCTGCAGTCCTTCGACTGGCTGCGCACCTATCACCCGGAAACGCCCTACGCCGCGGCTTTGGGCGGCATGGGCTGGGCCTTGCTGGCCAAGGGCCAGAACCAGGAGGCCCAGACCCTGTTTCTGCGTTCGTTGGGCATCTTTCCGCGCAACCTCACGGCCATGCAGGGCATGATCGCCCTCAAGAAGGCCCCGGAGACCGACGAGGAAGACATGGACGACGAGCCGGAGCCGCAAATCGCCCCCAAGCGCAAGGGCAAGAAGGCCAAGGCCGCCCTGCGCGGAGCCGACGGCGACGACGAGCCGAAGGTTTCCAAAAAGAAGGGTGCGTCCGCCAAGAAAACGAAGTCCGTGAAGAAGGCCAAAGCGTCGGGGAAAAGCTCCGAAAAAAAGAAAACGGGTTCCAAGGCCTCTGCGAAAAAAACAGGGAAGAAGGCTTCCGCCAAAAAGTAG
- a CDS encoding DUF1737 domain-containing protein, producing the protein MKLYRYLTGPDDSFFSIRVSEALNNGWQLHGGPTLAFDGSRAIAGQALVKEVPGDFRRDLDLSKL; encoded by the coding sequence ATGAAGCTGTACCGCTATCTTACCGGCCCGGACGACTCCTTCTTCAGCATCCGCGTAAGCGAGGCCCTGAACAACGGCTGGCAGCTCCACGGCGGGCCCACGCTGGCCTTCGACGGCAGCAGGGCCATCGCCGGGCAGGCCTTGGTGAAGGAAGTTCCCGGCGATTTTCGCCGCGACCTGGACCTGTCCAAGCTGTAG
- a CDS encoding DnaJ family domain-containing protein, which yields MSLSLAFIEQIAEERIRAAQEQGAFDDLPGRGKTLDLDDDAHVPPELKMAWRVLKNAGCLPPELEAEREINTALELLSAMDDEAQRYRQMQRLNLLVTKLNESRRRPVFLEAEQVYYDKIVARAPVRKKTP from the coding sequence ATGAGCCTGTCGCTGGCCTTCATCGAACAGATCGCCGAGGAACGCATTCGCGCGGCGCAGGAACAGGGCGCGTTCGACGACCTGCCCGGTCGTGGAAAGACACTGGACCTGGACGACGACGCCCACGTGCCGCCGGAGCTCAAGATGGCCTGGCGGGTGCTCAAAAACGCGGGCTGCCTGCCCCCGGAGTTGGAGGCCGAGCGCGAGATCAACACCGCGCTGGAATTGCTCTCCGCCATGGACGACGAGGCCCAGCGCTACCGCCAGATGCAGCGCCTGAACCTGCTGGTGACGAAGCTCAACGAAAGCCGCCGCAGACCGGTCTTTTTGGAGGCCGAGCAGGTGTACTACGACAAGATCGTGGCGCGCGCGCCCGTGCGCAAGAAAACCCCCTGA
- a CDS encoding undecaprenyl-diphosphate phosphatase: MAPWHVALIMGLVEGLTEFLPVSSTGHLILAGHLMNFTGPKAESFEIAIQLGAILSVAVLYRDRFAGLLKSSPARNFSGLRGVLLLFLTSLPALVLGFFAHKAIKAHLFGPRTVALAFVVGALLMMLAERLAARTSRARRVGGLDSLDPGLALGVGFFQCLSLWPGFSRSGATIMGGMLLGVDRRTAAEYSFLAAVPVMCAAVGYDLLKSWRLFENGDLGFLAVGFVVSFISAIVAVKGFIGLVSRMTLVPFALYRLALAPLVWYFWPA, from the coding sequence ATGGCACCCTGGCATGTCGCCCTCATCATGGGCCTCGTGGAAGGCCTGACCGAATTCCTTCCCGTCTCCAGCACCGGCCACCTCATCCTGGCCGGGCACCTCATGAACTTCACCGGCCCCAAGGCCGAAAGCTTCGAGATCGCCATCCAGCTGGGGGCCATCCTCTCCGTGGCGGTGCTCTACCGCGACCGCTTCGCCGGGCTCCTCAAAAGCAGTCCGGCGCGGAACTTCTCCGGCCTGCGGGGCGTGCTCCTGCTCTTTTTGACCTCCCTGCCCGCCCTGGTGCTGGGCTTTTTCGCCCACAAGGCCATCAAGGCGCACCTTTTCGGGCCGCGCACCGTGGCCCTGGCCTTCGTGGTCGGCGCATTGCTGATGATGCTGGCCGAGCGCCTGGCCGCACGCACAAGCCGCGCGCGCCGCGTGGGCGGGCTGGACTCCCTCGACCCCGGCCTGGCCCTTGGCGTGGGTTTTTTCCAGTGCCTGTCGCTGTGGCCGGGCTTCTCGCGCTCCGGGGCCACCATCATGGGCGGAATGCTGCTCGGCGTGGACCGCAGGACCGCGGCCGAATACTCGTTTCTGGCGGCGGTGCCGGTCATGTGCGCGGCCGTGGGCTACGATCTGCTGAAAAGCTGGCGGCTGTTCGAAAACGGAGACCTGGGCTTTCTGGCCGTGGGCTTCGTGGTGTCCTTCATCTCGGCCATCGTGGCGGTGAAGGGCTTCATCGGGCTGGTGTCGCGCATGACGCTCGTTCCCTTCGCCCTGTACCGGCTGGCCCTGGCGCCGCTGGTATGGTATTTCTGGCCTGCCTGA
- a CDS encoding GIY-YIG nuclease family protein, whose protein sequence is MNNTNRPFSMRIFLADGDPEGLKIVEKSNRTGAAVVFSRANFLDAAKRRPEFQQTGVYILVGPSEKSHLPIIYIGEGDPVKPRLNDHYAKKDFWTWGVFFIAKDNSLNKAHVRYLESRLIDMAQEAKQATLDNTNSSASPNLTEAEKADLDSLLHEDILNVCPLIGLGVFKKADDRGRSKNVLYAEQGAITASGQESLTGFTVFKDSMMRKEETNTIPASVHSLRQDIIAASVVIDSSDYYTFTRDYVFPSPSSAAGVVLGRSANGRTEWKNKAGKTLKEIQTEKAPTSA, encoded by the coding sequence ATGAACAACACGAATCGCCCGTTCTCCATGCGGATATTTCTGGCGGATGGCGACCCGGAAGGACTTAAAATAGTAGAAAAGTCCAACAGAACTGGGGCTGCCGTTGTTTTCTCTCGGGCCAATTTCCTGGATGCGGCCAAGCGGCGCCCCGAGTTCCAGCAAACCGGTGTTTATATTCTTGTCGGTCCGTCCGAAAAGAGTCACCTTCCAATAATATACATTGGGGAAGGAGATCCTGTTAAGCCGAGGCTTAACGACCACTATGCAAAGAAAGACTTTTGGACGTGGGGCGTCTTTTTTATCGCTAAAGACAATTCCTTGAATAAAGCTCATGTAAGATATCTTGAAAGTCGACTTATTGATATGGCCCAAGAGGCAAAACAAGCGACACTGGACAACACCAATTCGTCGGCTTCGCCAAACCTTACTGAAGCAGAAAAAGCTGACCTCGACAGCCTTCTGCACGAGGATATTCTTAACGTCTGCCCGCTTATCGGGCTTGGCGTTTTCAAGAAGGCTGATGATCGGGGCAGATCGAAGAACGTCCTTTACGCTGAACAGGGGGCAATAACAGCATCTGGACAAGAGTCGCTGACAGGTTTCACTGTTTTTAAGGATTCCATGATGCGAAAAGAAGAGACAAATACAATTCCAGCTTCTGTTCATTCCCTTCGTCAAGACATAATCGCTGCCAGTGTCGTTATTGATTCCAGCGATTATTATACTTTCACGCGAGACTACGTTTTTCCGTCTCCAAGCAGTGCGGCAGGAGTAGTCTTGGGGCGGTCAGCCAATGGACGAACGGAGTGGAAAAACAAGGCTGGCAAGACCCTGAAAGAAATCCAAACCGAAAAAGCGCCAACCTCAGCATGA
- a CDS encoding phenylacetate--CoA ligase family protein, whose amino-acid sequence MTRKDRTEGIYSRREVLDDSERRQYYQLQLKDLLSYAYRYSEDVKKRFDRAQFNVDKFKALSDLKHVPILKKKELIFLQSMGPRLGGLLTKDLGELRRVFLSPGPIFDPEDRMDDYWGWTEGFYAVGFRPGDVAQITLPYHMAPAGLMFEEPLKNLGCAVIPAGPGNTSSQLDIMQKLRVTGYIGTPSYLLHLAQKAEEMGLSLRKDLFLEVAFVTGEKFSEKMRTQLEKKLDCVMRQGYGTADVGCIGYECFHKCGLHLSNRAFVEICHPDTGIPLKDGEVGEIVVTAFNKTYPLIRLATGDLGYIDRAPCQCGRTSPRLGNIVGRVDTTARIKGMFVYPHQVEQVMARFEEIKRWQIEVTNPGGIDEMVLSIEAGAFKREDELLHTFRERIKLRPTLKILAPGTLPPQIRPIEDKRTWD is encoded by the coding sequence ATGACCCGCAAGGACCGCACCGAGGGCATCTACAGCCGTCGCGAGGTGCTCGACGACTCCGAGCGCCGCCAATATTACCAGCTTCAGCTCAAGGACTTGCTGTCCTACGCCTACCGCTATTCCGAGGACGTGAAAAAGCGCTTCGACCGCGCCCAGTTCAACGTGGACAAGTTCAAGGCGCTCTCCGACCTCAAGCACGTGCCCATCCTCAAGAAGAAGGAGCTCATCTTCCTGCAGAGCATGGGCCCGCGCCTGGGCGGTCTGTTGACCAAGGACCTGGGCGAGCTGCGGCGCGTGTTTTTGTCCCCCGGCCCCATCTTCGATCCCGAAGACCGCATGGACGACTACTGGGGCTGGACCGAAGGCTTCTACGCCGTGGGCTTCCGCCCCGGCGACGTGGCGCAGATCACCCTGCCCTACCACATGGCCCCGGCCGGCCTCATGTTCGAAGAGCCGCTCAAAAACCTGGGCTGCGCGGTGATCCCCGCCGGTCCCGGCAACACCAGCTCCCAGCTGGACATCATGCAGAAGCTGCGCGTCACCGGCTACATCGGCACGCCCAGCTACCTGCTGCACCTGGCCCAGAAGGCCGAGGAAATGGGCCTTTCGCTGCGCAAGGACCTGTTCCTTGAGGTGGCCTTCGTCACGGGCGAAAAATTCTCCGAGAAAATGCGCACCCAGCTGGAGAAGAAGCTCGACTGCGTCATGCGCCAGGGCTACGGCACGGCGGACGTGGGCTGCATCGGCTACGAGTGCTTCCACAAATGCGGCCTGCACCTCTCCAACCGCGCCTTCGTGGAGATCTGCCACCCGGACACCGGCATCCCGCTCAAGGACGGCGAGGTGGGCGAGATCGTGGTCACCGCCTTCAACAAGACCTACCCGCTCATCCGCCTGGCCACCGGCGACCTGGGCTACATCGACCGCGCGCCCTGCCAGTGCGGCCGCACCAGCCCGCGGCTGGGCAACATCGTGGGCCGTGTGGACACCACCGCCCGCATCAAGGGCATGTTCGTGTACCCGCACCAGGTGGAGCAGGTCATGGCCAGGTTCGAGGAAATCAAACGCTGGCAGATCGAAGTCACCAACCCCGGCGGCATCGACGAGATGGTGCTCTCCATCGAGGCGGGCGCCTTCAAGCGCGAGGACGAGCTGCTGCACACCTTCCGCGAGCGCATCAAGCTGCGCCCCACGCTCAAGATCCTGGCCCCCGGCACCCTGCCCCCGCAGATCCGGCCCATCGAGGACAAGCGCACCTGGGACTAG